A DNA window from Daucus carota subsp. sativus chromosome 3, DH1 v3.0, whole genome shotgun sequence contains the following coding sequences:
- the LOC108214756 gene encoding STOREKEEPER protein — translation MARKRSSPPPENPADDSDHVDAASDDDEQPIESDPQNDVAEEQNDGEQESQEEDDAESEGEGEDEAPADANDQSGEKQVSSQGSESIGKESGSDPDQGSGSESEKSSPSPVPVKPIRSKPMKVLAKKPDPKSDPKPKRKRASVKRGGEAEKSGKGGNKRARVSNGDEKRSGIHRLWSEDDEIVILQGLIDYQLANDEDPYSDLEAFYKFVKDSLHVSVSMKQLSDKIRRLKKKYSVNAEKGDDVVFVKPHEDKSFELSKKIWGGGNGAEEGGKGKSGRKKKDKDVGKTVNNGVKVNGKDDVAVEDDIENGVEADEEDEEGLDFKGMYPYMSKAWESDFSCSQPLKEISMGNFRLVSSEKMRGMEKEWKDTYVKEMQFYVNKLDLKSKHAKVVLDQMINSDP, via the coding sequence ATGGCAAGAAAGAGATCGTCTCCTCCCCCCGAAAATCCCGCCGATGATTCCGACCACGTCGACGCCGCCTCTGACGACGACGAGCAGCCGATTGAATCAGACCCCCAAAACGACGTCGCTGAAGAACAAAACGACGGAGAACAAGAGTCTCAGGAGGAAGATGATGCCGAGTCTGAAGGTGAAGGGGAAGATGAAGCGCCTGCTGATGCGAATGATCAATCTGGTGAAAAGCAGGTTTCTTCTCAAGGGTCCGAATCGATTGGGAAAGAATCCGGGTCGGATCCGGATCAGGGTTCGGGTTCTGAGTCCGAGAAGTCTTCTCCTTCTCCTGTTCCTGTTAAGCCGATTAGGTCGAAGCCCATGAAGGTTTTGGctaagaaacccgacccgaaatctgACCCGAAACCGAAGAGGAAGAGGGCTTCTGTGAAACGTGGAGGGGAAGCTGAAAAGAGTGGAAAGGGTGGGAATAAGAGGGCTAGGGTTTCGAATGGGGATGAAAAGAGGTCTGGGATTCATAGGCTTTGGAGTGAGGATGATGAGATTGTTATTTTGCAGGGGCTGATTGATTATCAGTTGGCAAATGACGAGGACCCTTATTCTGATTTAGAGGCTTTTTACAAGTTTGTGAAGGATTCACTTCATGTGAGTGTGTCGATGAAGCAATTGAGTGATAAGATTAGGAGGTTGAAGAAGAAGTATTCGGTTAATGCTGAGAAGGGTGATGATGTTGTGTTTGTGAAACCACACGAGGATAAGTCGTTTGAGCTGTCAAAGAAGATTTGGGGCGGTGGAAATGGAGCGGAGGAAGGTGGTAAGGGTAAGAGTGGTAGGAAGAAAAAGGATAAAGATGTTGGGAAAACAGTGAATAATGGAGTGAAAGTCAATGGGAAGGATGATGTTGCTGTCGAAGATGATATCGAGAATGGAGTTGAGGCTGATGAGGAGGATGAAGAAGGTTTGGATTTTAAGGGAATGTATCCATACATGAGTAAGGCGTGGGAGTCAGATTTCAGTTGTTCGCAGCCATTGAAAGAGATTAGTATGGGGAATTTTCGGTTGGTTTCAAGTGAAAAGATGAGGGGCATGGAGAAGGAATGGAAGGATACTTATGTGAAGGAAATGCAGTTCTATGTCAATAAGCTGGATTTGAAGTCGAAGCATGCTAAAGTGGTGTTGGATCAGATGATTAATTCAGACCCTTGA